In the Pelmatolapia mariae isolate MD_Pm_ZW linkage group LG10_11, Pm_UMD_F_2, whole genome shotgun sequence genome, CCCTACTTCCCTTTAGTTGAACAGCTCTATACACCCACATGCTGTAGTCTCACATTACAGTAGTTACTGCAGTTTAATTTGAAACCAGGTCATTAGAATGTGAAAATATCCAACATATATTGTGCATCGAGCTGTAAAAAGGCGCGAGGTCTGAGTTTTACAAGAAGTGCTGCTTTGAAAAAGTCCCAACCACTCAAACACGGTGAAGTGTGAAGACGGCGGAAGAAACTTGGTTAACCTCGGAGTTGAGTTATTTAGGGTCAAGGAACAAGTCTGACTTCCTGCTCATTCAACATGAAAGAAAACCCAAGTCGTATTCCCGTATTATGAGTTCAGGTGCCTTCCCATCAGGTGCAACGCTTTCCCACGAAATTCCCTGAAATCAATTAAGACTTTAGGGAGTTCCacagttttattaaaaaatagaataataaaatagaatactactCTCCCTGAACACTCACAGAGCTTTATACAATACTCTTCAGGTTGAGGGATTGCCCTGCTTCCATTATGacacataaaatatatttagaaTCTTAGCATTCATCCACTGGCAATTTAATTCCGTAATATACAGTGAATTGTATGTAGTCATCTATATAAAGCTTCCTTAACCATTGTGTCAGCTCTCCCTTCACTTCAAATGCAGCCATTTATCTATCTATCCACTTTTTAAAtgcttatccagttcacatGACCCTGTTCCAGCTAACACTTGGCATTTTCCCAGGACAAGCTGACAGAGGTGGTTCAACTCCAGCATTGTCCTGTTTAGAGGAAGCAGTGCCATGCTGCCCAGCTCTTCACTTCATTTCTTAGCAAGCTCATGTAACTTGTCTAACTACACTTTCAAGTTAGTAAGGTTTGTCAGGTAACAATGAAGCCCAAGATGCAGTTTAACAGCTGTCATCTTAGAAGTGTCAGTGTAATAACTCATAAATTAGCTTTTCTAACTACTCCTATTATCACCTAGTTCAGTTTGTAGTAAATTTACTGGCACTGACTGGTGGAGTGGTTTTCTACTCTAAGAACACTTTTACACTACAAACTCCATCCACCGATCCCAAACCAAGCATGTTGCCCAACAACACTTTAGCACGGAGACTCAAGGAACTGGAGATCGAACAACTGATCCCACAAGTAATTAATGACCTCTTATATTTTATGTGAGAGTTTGGAAAGCAACAAGGAATGCCCAGACTCTGTCCAGGAGAGGTAGAAGCTTCTGAATAATTTCTGACTTCCAAAGTCGGTTTCTGCATGATCAGACATATATTAGACACTAATGTGCTGCACTTTAGTTGATGAACAGACCCCAAAAAGCTGCAGAGACACAGATCCAAactcaaaaatgtatttatttaatatacaGGCAGTATTTGGAAGATCACTGGTACTACAGCTGTGTCCATATAGtgtttttttatgcatttttaaaatatcaacAACACAACATTAGGAGAAGCACATACACATAAGTAATACCAATGTATTTCTTATGTGTATCATTGAATCAAAAAAGTATCCATGAATCATTAATTGAGATACAATACAAATAAAGCAATAATTTTCTCATGTTACGCTGACTGAATGCAGAATATCAGTGTTCccatttctgtctctctttgttttcagtttaggAAAGTAGATTTCACAAActtctttttctgttgaagATTTAGGCAATATACCCGCTGCTGTGGAGCAGCAACAAAAGAACTTTTATGTCTGTTGCCAAACACATTGACATGAACAGGCGAAGACCTAAATGCGgacataaaaaaagagaagcggacctttaaaaataaatccagaCTACACTGACCCGCTCTTAGGACTTTCCCCAAAACAAATGTCACGCTAAATGCAAATAGATCACGGGTGTTCCTATATGTCATCATGTTTCACTTCTTCTTTAGAAggtcactttattttttaacatttcaagTGACAAAGGTCTCcttttttttggtgttgttgttcttgAAGGTCATTTACAGATGTGGCACATCCTGAGAATAATTCTCAGaacataatatttttttcaagttACAACATTAATAAGTCAATAATATGGATTTAATCCAGAAaatcatttatataaaaatagcTTATTAAAAGGTctgcttaaaagaaaaaataaaacaagaaaatatgaGAACATAAAACAATTAACAGAATCCAGAAGTGATGCAGTTAAAGCTAGATTCTGTCATGGCTCATTTAAAGCAGGTAGTTTTAAGTAATTTTCAGTGTGGACACTTTAAACTTGTAGGAATGCATCCATCCTCTGTGTAAACATTAGAATTCTtgacaaacacataaaaatacagATCCCATACTATGGTGTGACATTTCAGTCTCATGAATAACATCAGTGCCTTTTACTCCTGATACTCACATCTTCCACTACATGACTACATGTGCACAAACAACGCAACTGTGAaccttcttggctccatcctgCACAGTCACTGTTTGCCTGACTTGACAGTACagtttttatgtgtctgtgtttgtctgcCTGCAGAAAAACATCATTTTCTTAATAAAACTTTTAGCTATGGGGCACAATTAAAGTGATATCACCTGCAAAATGCAggtttttacaaaataaatgtgaatcTTTGACTGATTGCTCATGCAAActcactgtttttctgtcttaaaCAGTGGCTCTTTTATATTTAACCCACAGACTAACCAACCTACGTCTGATTACTGGGCCTGCTCTTTGAATCACAGGTCACCAGTTTCTCCAGCATCTTGGCATCTGTGGACATCCAGCTCTATATCTGacttttctgatgttttttgaAAGGTTGTCGCATAATCTTCCATTTTCCACCAGTTTCCACATGTCAGGGCAGAGTGTACTTATTCTACTGGCCAACATTAGTCCTCATCTTTACACACAGAGTACAGTCTTTGTGGATGGTTTTGGACCCAAAGTGTAGATCAACTTCAAGTCTTTTGGTTCCACTGGTTTGTTCAGGaaaaaatcttcttttgttgtttgttcttgctgttgttgtttgtttctttctctcaaTCCATTCGTCAAACAAACCTGTGGTGGAGATATGGGAAATACATTTAGATTAAGAATGAACAACATATGCATATTGTTTGAGTATGTTTAAAGATGATCATTACAATCTTTTGGtagtacaacaaaatgattaTTAGGTAAGTTGGGTTCTAAGTGGATGCACATAATAGAAATCTCTTGTGGAAAATCTGTTTAAATATTAGTGTGTTTATATATAATTATCCTCCATTACTTACGTAGCTTATGAAAGACAGCAGAAGTGCTATCATTATCACTACGGAGGCGAAAATAATCAAGTAATCATCTCTCTCCAGACTATCTGTGGGAGCAGCTGGACaatctgaaaatgaaaacacaaattaaaGTTACTCAAGTTTGAACTCACTTGAACTGTACCACACTGTGCTAGCTCAGGTTGTGATCCTAGTCAGGCTATTCTGCATACAGGAAACTCCTGTGTGGCTggattttgtgcatttttcaaACTTTCATATCTGAAAACACGAGGTGCACTTTGCTGTAGATATCTAAGGAAACATCCCCTCATGTCTGGTATCCCAATAAATCTCCTCAGACTTAACAACtgagtttttctttgtatttctttGCTAAAATATAGAACATGGTAAAAGCTGAACATCAGCATTAGCCACCTTAAAAGCCTTTAAAAGCTTTTCCAAAATAAGCTTCTTCTAAACCAGCTTTTGATGGAAATATAATGCTCTTGATGTTTTCCAAATCATGTGGTTGACAGATAATTCCCACACTCTATGCCTTAGGCCAAAGAGTGATGGTTTTGTAAAGCTGATGCTCAAAATATAACAGTTGATTCAAGTTTGGAAGTTCCCCCTGACTCAAATTTCAGTCATGGATGCCTCAGGGAACTTGGGAAAGTTTGGGAAGCCTGTATGTTGAATATGCATGAGCACCTAAAGAACCCAGAGACAACTGGGACAAACTTTTACCTGTCAGCACCAGGCGAACGTAGCCGTCCTGGTTCTGCTCTCCCACGGGTGCTGCCAGGTGACACATGTACACGCCGGCGTCGCTGCACGTTGTGTCGGCCAGGAGGATGCCGTGGGTCTCGTTGACCAGCGCCACATCTCTCTCCACGCCAGCGTACCATCTCGTCGTACCATCTGGGAGGTCTCTGGTCAAAAGGCCATTACGGGCAGACGATGGGCTCTCTGAAACCTGAAAAAGCATCAGTCCAGTGTTAGAATCATGTGCCTGATGAATGACCAAACAGGATCTGAGACTAGACAGCAAAACCAAACACGCCTGATGTCAGTGTCATTATCACTTctgttaatggaaaaaaaatgccacTGCTATAAATAgcacttcttctttttaacttttaaccCATTAACCACAGTTACTGCACGCCCCACATTTGAGTTGAACATTGTAGTTTAAGCAAAAGCCTAAATATTTAAGCAGTTCATAAATacaattattaaaataatcaacaaACATGTTTGTACTGCCATTCTGACCTTTATACACAAAGGCAGAGTAGTGTCTTGTGACCAGTGATAAACTTTATGACAGTATAAGAAATGAATGGATAAACCTTTACTGTTActttcactgctgctttttaCTTTACCCCTAGTACTTTTAACATTACtgaaatagaagaaaaagtaCGTTTTGAGTTGCAGATAATTCAATTAGCAGGCTACTTTAACATTCCTAATTAGACTTTATAGACTTTACATATGAATTAAGTTGTAAGTATGGCTGCTCTTGTTATTACTGCAGCATATTCATGCCTACCTTGTAGTACATTATGCTGTACTTTGTGTTTTCATTATTATAATCTTTTCATTATGTGATTTACTACAAATACTTTGACACTTTCGAAACAAACGAAAGTGATATTAGTTTGCAGTAATCTGCCAAGGACAGCCTGACATGTTTTTTCGTCCTATGTGCAGCATGACAATCAAAATaaattgtatttgtatttatttggttatttaatttatttttaccttGTACCATCTCACTGCAAGGTACTGGACACCGGACTTGAATTTCGCTTTGCACGGAAGGATAGAGTCTTCACTCGAAAGGACTACGACTTCCGTTGTGTCCTCCTTGACAGCTGCACCCACAGCGAGCCACACGCCTGAGGAATACAAGAATAAGATATTTCTCAGTACacgtattttatttttctttcagtaaatataaacatgcCGCTCTTGCTTACAAACTACCATGCAGCTACTCGAATGTCCAAACTGTAATAACATAACGTTTGACTAAAGTAAACTGAAAAGACACTCACCCTGCGAGAAGAGCAGAAGAAAGCCCAGGAAATCTACAGATATCATCTTGATGACTGAAGTTTAGAAACTGAGAGTGAAGAGTACTGAGTGCCCACGGCCTTTATTTATAGTGAAGGAGAAGTGGCGGCAGAAAAATGGGCGGAGGAAGAAGAGGCGGGGTGGGGCGAGCACGTGATCTCCAGCAGCCGCTCTCACTCACTTACAGTAAGTGCGCTATGAAGGCTGTCCTGTTCTTCGTTCTAAGTGAGTATAGAAATGGTCTTGTAATGCATTTTATTGTACGTTTTAGTCAACCCAAGCTCGCAGTACGTTGTGGTGAGGTACCGCCGGTATTTCATatcattttgtttaaaaagcGACTTTTATTCAGATGATTTTAAATCGAGACAACAGATGATTAAATAGCATAACGCTTGCCCTGAAAGCTTATTCGGCGTTATGCATTACCATTTAAATGCGTCGTTTGTGAGAATAGCCTGTTAGGCTATAGCTGACACttatttttgtaattgtatTCCTCAAGAAAATTCTTACAATTTCATGACgtaatgttgtttttattaatcTCGTGATATATTTTTCGGTCACTGTAATGAAAACGCAAGCGTCTAGGGATTCCCCGTCCTTTCCCCTGAGGTGCTTTCCAGTGCGCATGGCGAAATAAAGAGTATGTCATTGAAATAGGAAATTCCCGTATTGAGTGATTTCTTTTTACTACCACTATTACACGTGGAAGTAtcataaacaaaacaagaaacaccTCCCATATAACAGGTTGTACTTTGATGTGCGCTGGATTTTATGTCCTGTACTTGCGaagttaatgtttttatttgtgttttcaggTTCATTACTTTGTCagaatgtttaaataaaaataaagatagaAACATATTGTATATCCTATAGATTAATAGTGGGTGAAATGGAGAGAAATTAACAATCACTGTCCAGGTCTTTGATTAATGATAAGAAGATGAAACCAAAACCGGTGAATCACAGAAGTGTTCATAGTCTAatgcatttcttttcttcttttttcattaagCTGTTGCTGTGGGGTCAGCCAAAAGCAGCTCAGAGGTGATGGTGAAAAATGTTCCTTACTTCTGCTGCCAAAGCAAAGCACTGGAGTTTGACCAAAACTGTGAGAACACCTGGAGTGTTAATGGCAAGGTATAAATATTCCTGCAAGTTCACACAAAAATGTGTGTTGCAAAAAATCTAATAAAGTGTCAACTCCTGGTCCCATTCTTTCGCACATCAGCTGAAGTCGGCTAGTAATTTAAAAGGCATGGTTAGAGATACTTCAATTGTTGAAAGCAGTTTTTCAACTATGACAAGAATGCACAGTCAACAGGCTTATTTCAGAGGATCAATGAGTccaatatgaaataaataagaACTCTTTTGAACATTAAACCATGTAAAGCCACTTTAGAGCCCAAGAATACAATTCTAAAGCTAGCAACTGgtataaaaaaaccccaaacaaccTACTAACTCTGCTTTTGGGTTTGTTCCTTTCTGCAGACCTTTGCCCACTCCAAACATGTGGAAAAAAGCTGTGTACGTCCATGCCAGAAAATTGAAGGTGGAACAATTATCATGGATGAATGCGTGGATCTAAATGTTACCACAGTTTGTCATACGGTACGTTATCCACTCATATTTGTTTTAACTTTCTAGAGGGAAAAACATTATGTAAAGTCATATATGATGCAGTTAAAACCCCTAAAAAGGGGTTTGTTTGAAAGCATGGTTTCTTGGAGGCATTTCTAACCAAGTACAGACTCCATAAGTCAATTCAGACAACTGTACATAATTACAAGTTATTGGAATGTATCATGACTTAGCCAAGGTCTGGATGAATACCCAAACAGTCACGCTCAAATAGGAGGAAATTGATTAAGATGTTCAAGGTTCTTTCTTGGTGCCAGCCAAGAGAAGTCCGTGCTCCAAAATTAGCACCTTCAGGCTCAACTAAAACTTGTATCTGTCTACATGGACAACTAAAATGACTTCTGCCTTCACTTTGTGGGTGTACAAGAACCACTGGCAGCAAAGCAGTCCCATGAAAGCATGACGCTACCACCATCATGCTTTACAGTTGGTACAGAGCTCTTAGGTTTGGAAGCTTCAGCTTTACCCCTACAAGCATACCTTTTGTCACTGTGGCCAAATAGCTCAATCTTTATGTCATCTGACCATAAATCTTTAAGGAAATGAACTGAGGAGGGAGCCTACtagtacatctttcaccatttTGCATTattgtgattgcagccattccttAGCTCTCTATGACTGGTGCTTATGGCCACTGAGAAGTAGTCATGGCATGTTACATATTAACAATCATGAAACTCTGGTTTGgccattatgcaaatgtactgttagGGAAAACTGCAGTTAGATGAGACTTAGATGAGAAACATCTCTC is a window encoding:
- the cd83 gene encoding CD83 antigen; protein product: MISVDFLGFLLLFSQGVWLAVGAAVKEDTTEVVVLSSEDSILPCKAKFKSGVQYLAVRWYKVSESPSSARNGLLTRDLPDGTTRWYAGVERDVALVNETHGILLADTTCSDAGVYMCHLAAPVGEQNQDGYVRLVLTDCPAAPTDSLERDDYLIIFASVVIMIALLLSFISYVCLTNGLRERNKQQQQEQTTKEDFFLNKPVEPKDLKLIYTLGPKPSTKTVLCV